The proteins below are encoded in one region of Apium graveolens cultivar Ventura chromosome 4, ASM990537v1, whole genome shotgun sequence:
- the LOC141719614 gene encoding uncharacterized protein LOC141719614: MFLAAIARPRFDSNGEVEFSEKIGIFPFITKEPAKRRSANMPTGTLETKPITSIGRDKGRIFLITKAILEKWPASDIDKLIRIQQDNSRTHINPDDEEFHLAVSQCGLNIQLQCQPPNSLDLNVLDLGFFNAIQNLHYKEASRTVDELINSVEKAFYTFCTCKSNRIFLTLQQCMTEIMKVRGTNSYKIPHMKKGCLERKRELPIKMHCDAELVEDVTKWLDSSENIG, translated from the coding sequence ATGTTCTTAGCCGCTATTGCGCGACCAAGATTTGATTCAAATGGTGAAGTCGAGTTCTCTGAAAAGATTGGAATTTTCCCATTTATTACGAAGGAACCTGCAAAAAGGAGGAGTGCAAACATGCCTACAGGAACTCTTGAAACAAAGCCAATTACTTCTATTGGAAGGGACAAGGGAAGAATTTTTTTAATTACTAAAGCTATTTTGGAGAAGTGGCCAGCAAGTGATATTGATAAGCTTATACGTATCCAACAAGATAACTCTAGGACACACATTAATCCGGATGATGAAGAATTTCATTTAGCCGTCTCGCAATGTGGTTTAAATATTCAACTACAGTGCCAGCCTCCAAACTCTCTAGACTTAAACGTCTTGGACCTCGGATTTTTTAATGCAATACAGAATCTGCACTACAAAGAGGCTTCTAGAACTGTAGACGAGCTAATTAACTCTGTGGAAAAAGCATTCTACACGTTCTGCACTTGTAAGTCGAACCGTATTTTTTTAACTTTGCAACAATGCATGACTGAAATAATGAAAGTGAGAGGTACCAACAGTTATAAAATTCCCCACATGAAGAAAGGTTGTTTAGAAAGGAAACGCGAACTGCCAATTAAGATGCATTGTGATGCAGAGCTTGTAGAAGATGTAACCAAATGGCTAGATTCTTCTGAAAATATAGGATAA